A DNA window from Rossellomorea marisflavi contains the following coding sequences:
- the ilvB gene encoding acetolactate synthase large subunit gives MRAKVEVDLASQSLAENINGADMLMKALKEEKVEILFGYPGGAVLPIYDALYKAPIKHVLARHEQGAIHAAEGYARVSGRPGVVIATSGPGATNLVTGIADAMMDSLPLVIFTGQVASNVIGTDAFQEADVVGITMPITKHNYQVRDLADLPRIVKEAFHIASTGRPGPVLVDIPKDLTVQIASPAEDQEMDLPGYQPNLHPNPLQIKKLIEAVKHSQRPVILAGAGILHARASEELKEFAEHYDLPVVHTLLGLGGFPADHPLFLGMAGMHGCYTSNMALHECDLLINIGARFDDRLTGNLATFAPNAKVVHIDVDPAEIGKNVETHIPIVSDAKHALVKILEHEESKCYFEEWHSRLKANKQEYPFWYNRAEEIISPQRLIEQVYELTNGEAVVTTDVGQHQMWAAQYYSFKNPNNWVTSGGLGTMGFGFPAAIGAQLADRDRKVVAFVGDGGFQMTLQELILLKELDLPVKVVILNNGTLGMVRQWQETFYEERYSQSVFSLQPDFVKLAESYGIKGYQVKTQEEVESVLREALTSDEPALIDCWVNPKENVYPMVAPGKGLHEMIGVKP, from the coding sequence ATGAGAGCCAAAGTAGAGGTGGATCTGGCTTCACAGTCACTGGCAGAAAACATCAACGGTGCTGATATGCTCATGAAGGCGTTAAAGGAGGAAAAAGTTGAGATTCTGTTCGGGTACCCGGGAGGAGCGGTCCTGCCGATATACGATGCTCTTTACAAAGCCCCCATCAAGCATGTCCTGGCGCGCCACGAGCAAGGAGCCATTCATGCTGCTGAAGGGTACGCCAGGGTATCGGGAAGACCGGGTGTCGTCATTGCGACCTCGGGACCCGGGGCGACAAACCTTGTGACGGGGATCGCCGATGCCATGATGGATTCCCTGCCCTTGGTGATCTTCACCGGACAGGTCGCATCGAATGTCATCGGGACGGATGCTTTCCAGGAGGCGGATGTGGTCGGAATCACCATGCCGATCACCAAGCACAATTATCAGGTGAGGGACCTTGCCGATCTTCCGCGCATAGTCAAAGAAGCATTCCACATTGCTTCCACAGGCAGGCCTGGTCCGGTCCTGGTCGACATTCCGAAGGACCTTACCGTTCAAATTGCCAGTCCGGCTGAGGATCAGGAGATGGATCTTCCAGGCTATCAACCGAATCTTCATCCGAACCCATTGCAAATCAAGAAATTGATCGAAGCCGTAAAGCATTCACAGAGACCTGTGATCCTGGCCGGTGCCGGCATCCTTCACGCAAGGGCCTCTGAAGAGCTGAAGGAATTCGCTGAACATTATGATCTTCCCGTGGTCCACACGCTGCTGGGTCTCGGCGGATTTCCGGCCGATCATCCCCTTTTCCTTGGAATGGCGGGAATGCACGGTTGCTACACAAGCAATATGGCCCTTCATGAATGCGACCTACTCATCAATATCGGTGCCCGATTCGATGACAGGTTGACGGGGAATCTGGCCACCTTCGCCCCGAATGCGAAAGTAGTCCATATCGACGTCGACCCGGCGGAAATCGGCAAGAATGTCGAGACGCACATCCCGATCGTTTCTGATGCGAAGCATGCCCTGGTCAAAATCCTTGAGCATGAAGAGAGCAAATGCTACTTCGAAGAATGGCATAGCCGATTGAAGGCCAATAAACAGGAATATCCGTTCTGGTACAACCGGGCCGAGGAGATCATTTCTCCTCAGAGGCTCATTGAACAGGTATACGAATTGACCAACGGAGAAGCCGTCGTCACCACCGATGTCGGCCAGCACCAGATGTGGGCGGCACAATATTACTCTTTCAAAAACCCGAATAACTGGGTCACATCGGGCGGACTCGGCACGATGGGATTCGGTTTCCCGGCGGCAATCGGGGCGCAGCTTGCAGACAGGGATAGGAAAGTCGTGGCGTTCGTAGGGGATGGAGGCTTCCAGATGACCTTGCAGGAACTAATCCTATTAAAAGAGCTCGATCTCCCTGTAAAGGTGGTCATCCTGAATAACGGGACCCTCGGAATGGTGAGGCAGTGGCAGGAAACGTTCTACGAAGAACGATATTCCCAATCGGTCTTCTCCCTGCAGCCTGATTTTGTGAAACTGGCTGAGTCTTACGGCATCAAAGGTTATCAGGTGAAGACGCAGGAAGAAGTGGAATCGGTCCTCAGGGAAGCGTTGACGAGTGACGAGCCGGCCTTGATCGACTGTTGGGTCAACCCGAAGGAAAACGTCTATCCGATGGTTGCTCCCGGCAAGGGATTACACGAAATGATAGGAGTGAAACCATGA